Within the Suricata suricatta isolate VVHF042 unplaced genomic scaffold, meerkat_22Aug2017_6uvM2_HiC HiC_scaffold_1523, whole genome shotgun sequence genome, the region TGGAATGGTTCATCCGGGGAAAGGACCCCCAGCccatggaggaggagaagagcaTCTCTGAGCGTCGGGAGGACCGCAAGCTGGATGAACTGCTAGGCAAGGACCACACCCAGGTGGTGAGCCTTAAGGACAAGCTGGAATTTGCTCCTAAAGCTGTCCTGAACAGAAACCGCCCGGAGA harbors:
- the LOC115284686 gene encoding small integral membrane protein 12; the encoded protein is MWPVFWTVVRTYAPYVTFPVAFVVGAVGYHLEWFIRGKDPQPMEEEKSISERREDRKLDELLGKDHTQVVSLKDKLEFAPKAVLNRNRPEKN